The Cylindrospermum stagnale PCC 7417 genome segment CCGTTAGTTTTGAAACCCGTCTGGCAACTAACGGTCAGGAGGCAATACAAGAGTGGCAAGCATGGCATCCCCACCTAATTTGGATGGATATGCGAATGCCTGTGATGGATGGTTATGAGGCAACTCGACAGATTCGCGCCCAAGAACAGAGGCTCCAGAAAGACAACTCCGACCAAAATTTTCGGACAGTAATTATTGCCCTCACAGCCAGTGCTTTTGAAGAACAGCGCTCCGATATATTAGCCGCAGGTTGTGACGACCTGATCCGTAAGCCATTCCGGGAAGCGGTCATTTTCAATAAAATAGCTGAACATTTGGGAGTACAGTACCTTTATGCACAAGAGCAAGAGAGCCAGCAAACCGCGCAAAGAGTCACTAAAGTAGAGCCACTAACCTCAAAAGACCTAGCTGTTATGCCTGAAGCATGGATAAATGCTCTACATGAGGCAGCCATCCAGGTTGATGCCGAACTAATTTGTGAACTGATTCAACAAATCCCCGAAGCCCATTGCGCTTTAACTCAAGGACTGACTGAGCTTGTGAGTCTTTTCTGTTTTGACGAAATAATTGAGTTAATTACGGGAGAAGAGGATGCATAGTCAGCCATTAGACAAACCTAAAGCCAATATTCTAGTCATTGATGACACTCCAGAAAACTTGCAGCTTTTAGCTGCCATGCTGACAGGACAAGGTTACAAAGTTCGTAGTGTCACCAAAGCTACAGCCGGTCTGCGGGGAGCGCAAGCAGCGCCACCAGACTTGATTTTGCTGGATGTAAATATGCCAGAGATGAATGGTTATGAGGTTTGTCAACATCTCAAAGCCAATGAGATCACTCGTGACATTCCTGTAATTTTTCTGAGTGCGATGGATAGCGTGCTAGATAAAGTGAAAGCCTTTTCAGTCGGAGGCGTAGACTACATTACTAAACCCTTCAACGTCGAAGAGGTGCTGGCACGTTTAGAAAATCATTTGATGATTCGCAATTTGCGTGCATCGTTGCAAGAGCAAAATACTAGGTTAGAACAGGAGATTCAGGAGCGCCAGCAGGCGGAGGAAAAGTTTGCCAAAGCTTTTAGTTCTAGTCCCAGTCCTATAATGATTTCTTCCCTGGCAGATGGCTGCTTTATTGATGCCAACAGTAGTTTTTTGAGAATGAGTGGCTATTCCCTAGAGGAAATTATTGGTAACACCTTCACAGAACTCAATTTGGGAATGAATCAACAAAAGTACGCTAGCACAATTGGGCAACTTTTGGAAAAAGGATCTCTGCAAAATCATGAAATTGAATTTCGTACCAAATTAGGCGAAGTTAGAATTGCTTTGCTCTCTGCGGAACTCATTGAGCTATCCGGGAGAGAGTGCGTCCTCAATACTCTCAACGATATCACTGAGCGCCGACGGTTAGAAAACGAATTCATCTCTTTAGTTAGCCATGAACTACGTACCCCCCTCACCTCTTTGGTGGGAGCTTTAGACCTTTTAGCGGCTGGACAGCTAGGAACGCTGACTTCAAGAGGTCAACAAGTCCTAAATATTGCTATTACCAACACTGAACGCTTGATTCGTTTAGTCAATGATATTTTAGACTTGGAACGGATAAAATCGGGTAAGCTGACCATCCAAAAGGTCAAGTCTAACGCGGCCAACCTACTTACCCAGTCGGCAGAAGTTATGCAACCGATGGCGGAACGCTCCCAAATCAATCTTGTTGTTGAACCCATCACGGCTGAAATCTTAGTAGATCCAGACCGGATACTGCAAACTCTGACTAACTTGTTGAGCAACGCCATCAAATTTTCCGAACCTGGTACTACTATTTGGCTGCGTGCCCAGATGCAGCCAAATTGCTTGCAAATCACAGTTCAAGACCAGGGACGAGGTATTCCGGCTGATAAACTACAGACAATTTTTGAGCGGTTTCAGCAGGTAGATGCCTCCGATTCTCGCAACAAAGGGGGCACAGGTCTAGGGTTGGCTATTTGCCGTAACATTTTTGAGCAACATGGCGGTAATATTTGGGCAGAAAGCATTCTGGGTCAAGGCAGTATCTTCTATCTGACTCTGCCATTACTAGAGTAAAACAGGCAAAACTGTCAATAGCAATTTAAATAAAAAATCTTTATGAGTAAATGTGTATTAATAGTTGATGATGAAGAAGATGTGCGGGCGATCGCTCAAATGGGATTAGAAATGGCAGCAGGTTGGACAGTGCTAACTGCTAGTTCTGGACAAGAAGCTTTGGTCGTAGCAGCAAGCAACCAACCTGATGTCATTCTATTGGATATGATGATGCCTGATATGGATGGTCGGGCAACCCTGCAACAACTTAAAGTGAACCCGATAACTCAGCATATTCCCGTTATTCTGGTTACTGCAAAGGTTCAACCTTCAGAACAACAGAGCTTTCTTCTGTTGGATATTGCTGCTGTATTTGCTAAACCCTTTCGTCCCTTAAAGTTGGCTGACGAGATCAGTAGTGTCTTGAGTTCTATTGCAAAAACATAAGTTATATCATGTCCGTCGGGATTGGAATGTAGTTCTCTTCTCCCTCCTAGCCTGACGACACTGGCAAGTCTTTTCACGGTCTCTTCACAGCATTTTTTTGACGCTCTCCTAGTACCGGGAAGGTTGTCTAGTTTTGTCTGGATAAAACATCTGATAGTTGTTTTAGGTAGGGCAGTTTTTCCATCCTTCCAGACAACCTTTATCTGTGCCTCTTTTCAAGGAGGTTGAGTAATTACAAAATTTTTTCCAAATAGCGATCGCGCTTCCCTAGTTCTTCCCGATCACTCTCTAATCTTAAAAGTATCGAGGGCAGACAGAAAAGCAAACCCAGAAAAAACCTGGAAGCAATTATCTCAACCTCATTATATCAAACAACAAACAAATTTCCGGAGCAAAAAAAATGTCACTTATTCAAATTGGTTCTCTATCTAGCGCTGCTGTTACCAAAAATGATTTCTCTTTAAGTGCAGGTGAACCCGATGATGTGTTTCAATTCCAAATCGGTAGTACCAGAAATATTAACCTAGCGCTTACAGACATTAGTGCTAGCGATAATGCCGACCTAAGACTGTATCGAGACAATGGTGATGGTATATTCAACGCCAGCACTGATCCATTGATTCAATCTGCTGGTAAGTTTTTGAATGACGATGAGGCAATTAATGTCAGAGCAGATGCAGGTACTTATTTTGCCCAAGTCCAGCGCTATGATGCTGGTAGTCAAGGTGGTGTAACTTATGATTTAGCCTTATCTGCAACTGCGCCCGGTAATATAAATGATTTCAGCAACCTGCTGCCCACAGAGGTTGAACTTGGTTTTGTATCATCTAATGCCACCCGTACTGGTAATGTAAGTAATTCAAACACTGCTGATGTTTACCACTTCACGCTGGGACTCTTTACGGGCGCAAACATTTCACTGACAGGAATCAGCTCAACTGCTGATGCTGACATCCGACTGATTCAAGACATTAACCAGAATGGCATCGTTGACGCAGGCGAGGAACTTCGACGCTCTACTAATAATCTAGGACAGTCAGAGTTTTTCCAAGCTTTTGGAACTCAGGGCAACGGTGAATTTTTACTGCAAGTCAACCAATATTCTGGTACTACCAACTATACTCTCAACATCGATGTCTTTGATAGCATTGGAATTGCTTAATAACCGCTGGTAAAACCCCCGGCAATAGCTCCCAAGTGATGCAAAATCGTTCTCCCACATCAAAATTACCAGTGGTTATCGAGAAGCTACACACCATTTAGGTCTAGCCTTTTCAAGGTGACTGACGAATTTACTGGATTGCTGAAATATAACTCTCAATCAACATATCAAATTTTGAGTGACATGGGGATTGAAAATTCCATTCTGCCATTCAGTATTTCACTACTTTGAAAAGGCTAAATTTTAGAACTTACGCCTTGACAGAAAATACCAAATATGTGAGGTGGATTTCAGGCATTCCCACTAGATTTTTCAAAGATTTTTTAGCGAATACCGACCGTACCTGAGTGAACGCTATTTATCTGAAGTTAATCACCAAAAGCCTGAATCGACCGAATTTTATTTACTCATAAAATAGTCAATTTGTACAGTGCGTAAGTTCTATTAACTAAGAAAGTGGTTATTCGGAGGCATTGCACCCCCATACCTCCAATACCATTTTATAGAAATCATGGAAGGCAGAGATGACGAAAGTTTTACAATTAGGCGATCGCGCGATCGCCTCTGAGGAGATCATTCCCCTCCTCGCTAGCTATCAGCTAATTCCGCAATTACTGGGCGAGAGGATTATTGACCAAGCAATTTTATCAGTTACCTGCACCCCTGAAGAAACGGCTCAAGCTTGTGCAGAATTTTATCAACATTGGGAATTGACTTCAGAAATCCAACAGCAAAACTGGCGATCGCAATATGATTTAACCCAAGAGAAATTGGAACTCTTGGCAACGCGAAAACTCAGAACAGAAAAGTTTAAGCAAGCGACTTGGGGTCATAAATTAGAATCTTATTTTCTGCAACGCAAACGACAACTAGACCAAGTTATTTACTCTTTAATTCGCGTTGACAAGATCGGAATAGCTAACGAACTTTATTTTCGTATCCGCGAAGGAGAAGAATCTTTTGCTGAGTTAGCCCGGAAATATTCTCAAGGGACAGAAGCACAAACCTATGGCATTATCGGCCCAGTTGAGTTAGGGAATTTGCCCTTAAATTTGGCAAATCTACTATATACCATTCCCGTTGGGGAAGTTCAACCCCCTGTACGTTTCGGAGAATGGCTGGCGATTGTACGTATTGAACAAGTCATTCCAGCACGTTTAGATGAATTTATGCGTCAAAGACTGCTCAAAGAAAATTTTACAGTTTGGTATCAGCAGCAATTATCTCAACTTTCCCCACGGGAACAAATATGGATGGGTATTAAACCGCCGCCAGTAAAAGCGATGGAAAATTTAGCAGCATGATACCAATTCAAAATTCGTCTGGGGAAGTTACGAGCCGAGGAAATCTCTGCTCATACTTTCCGTAAAATTCAAAATCCTATTGTCCTTCCCTAGTTCTTCCCGATCGCACTCTAATCTGAAGACAGTTCACAGGATTTGGCAATGGTAACTGACAAGGTGAAGGTAGCTCAAACCGAGACAAATACTAGTGTTGATCTTCAACAATTTATTGCAGGACTGTTTCCTTTTAATTATCTACCATTAAATATATTAGAAAACTTGCTCAACAAAGTGCAGTTATTTCGCTACCGCATGGGTCAGCTGATAGTGGCACGGGAAGCAATGCCAGAGCAAATTATTATTATCTATGAAGGTCAGGCGCGGCTTTTAGGCTATGAATTCGGCAAAGCTAATCCGGCAACACTCAAGCTACTCTCGGCTGGGGAAGTTTTGGGCTGGGTAAGTCATGTGCGGGGAGTAGCTTGTGAAACTGCGATCGCTTCTAGCGAAGTCATCACCATTAATCTACCTGTTGCAGATTTTTTGGCATTGATGCAGCAGGAATCGGCTTTTGCTCAAGCATTATATCAAACTGCTTCTTTGATTGAAGTCTATGAATTACTCCAAGCTGAACTGCATCGTTGCGCCGACGGTAGCCAAAATTTGGTGAAGCTGACTCAAGCAGTCAACCCAAATGCGATCGCCAAAACAATCACGACTCGCCAAGCATCACCCCAGTTAGATTCAGAATATTTGTGGTTAATTAGTGGTAGTTCTAGTGCAGAATTTCCTGTGGGTAGTTGCCTAGAATCAGAATATCTCAACCCCAAGCTGAAATTTCCTGCACCGATGCGTCTGCTGGGGTTACCCAAAACTTTACTCGGTAAACAACCAGCCCCAAAACTGGCAAAGTTAACCCCAATTGCCTACGCCCCAGAAATTAACATTACACCAGAACCAGCAGCATCAGACAATAAACAAAAATATCCTTGTGTCCGAGGTAGAGGTCCGTTAGATGCATCTTTGGCTTGCTTCCAAATGTTAAGCCAATATTTTAATATCCCTTTTCGCAAAGATACAGTGCGGCGGGTGTTGACGAAGCAACAAACACAAACAGGTAGCATATCTCTGCAATATTGCGGTGCTGTTGCTGAGTTGATCGGTTTAACTACACAAATGGTGAAAGTACCAGCATCCGCAGTTAGTCGCTTGCAAGCACCAGTCATGATTTCCTGGCAAGACAGTTTTGCCATCATCTACAAAAACAGTAACCAAGAATTACTAATAGCCGTCCCAGAAATGGGACTATTACGCCGCAAAGCCAAAGACTTTGCCGAAACCTGGGGTGAAGAAGGGGAAGTACTACTACTGCAACCCACCAAAAACACCCCCAAAGCTAGATTTAGTCTGCAATGGTTTGTCCCTGCACTGCGGCGCTATCGGAAAGTTTTAACTGAAGTCCTGGTTGCTTCCATTGTTATCCAAGTATTTGGGCTAGTAAACCCTTTAGTCACCCAAGTAATTATCGACAAAGTGATAGTCGGTAATAGTCCAGATACTCTAGAAGTATTCGGCATATTTTTACTCGTGGTGGCAGTGGCGGAAGCAGTCCTCACCAATCTCCGCACCCATTTGTTTACTGATACCACCAACCGAATTGACCTCTCATTAGGTTCTGAAGTTATCAATCACTTGTTGCGGCTGCCATTATCTTATTTTGAGTGCCGTCCCGTGGGGGAATTGGCAACACGCATTCATGAACTAGAAAATATCCGCTCATTCCTCACCGGTACAGCCTTGACTGTGGTGATGGATGCAGTATTTTCGGTAGTTTATATTTTGGTGATGGCGATTTATAGCCCAGCACTGACCTTAGTTGCTTTGGCAACAATACCGATGTTCGCTTTGCTTAACTTGATGGTGTCACCGTTGATGCGGCGACAATTACAACAAAAAGCCGAACGCAACGCCGAGACGCAATCTTACCTAGTGGAAATCATGGGAGAAATGCAAACAGTCAAGGCGCAAAATTTAGAAATGCGATCGCGCTGGCAATGGCAAGAACGTTATGCTCGTTACATCAGTGCAGGCTTCAAAACAGTCTCTACCCAAACTACTGTCGGTTCCATTAGCAACTTCCTTAACAAGCTCTCTAGTATGCTGGTGTTATGGGTGGGAGCTTATCTGGTTCTCAATCACCAACTGACACTAGGGCAACTCATCGCCTTCCGGATCTTAGCTGGTTATGTTTCTAGCCCCCTGTTGCGCTTGGTGCAACTCTGGCAGAACTTCCAAGAAACTGCTTTGTCTCTACAACGCCTCGCCGATATCTTGGACACTCCCCAAGAGACAGAAACCGATAGCCAAAATATCCTCATGCCTAGTATTCAAGGCAGTGTGCGCTACGAAAATCTCTCCTTTAGTTTCCGGGAAAATGGCCCACTGCAACTGTGCAATATCAACTTAGATTTCCCTGCGGGTTCCTTTGTGGGGATTGTCGGTCAAAGCGGTTCTGGGAAAAGTACACTGCTCAAGTTACTACCCCGACTTTATGAACCCAAGTCCGGCAAAATTTTAATTGATGGCTACGACATCAGCAAAGTTGAACTTTATTCACTCCGCACTCAAATTGGCATGGTGCTGCAAGATAC includes the following:
- a CDS encoding peptidylprolyl isomerase, which encodes MTKVLQLGDRAIASEEIIPLLASYQLIPQLLGERIIDQAILSVTCTPEETAQACAEFYQHWELTSEIQQQNWRSQYDLTQEKLELLATRKLRTEKFKQATWGHKLESYFLQRKRQLDQVIYSLIRVDKIGIANELYFRIREGEESFAELARKYSQGTEAQTYGIIGPVELGNLPLNLANLLYTIPVGEVQPPVRFGEWLAIVRIEQVIPARLDEFMRQRLLKENFTVWYQQQLSQLSPREQIWMGIKPPPVKAMENLAA
- a CDS encoding pre-peptidase C-terminal domain-containing protein; protein product: MSLIQIGSLSSAAVTKNDFSLSAGEPDDVFQFQIGSTRNINLALTDISASDNADLRLYRDNGDGIFNASTDPLIQSAGKFLNDDEAINVRADAGTYFAQVQRYDAGSQGGVTYDLALSATAPGNINDFSNLLPTEVELGFVSSNATRTGNVSNSNTADVYHFTLGLFTGANISLTGISSTADADIRLIQDINQNGIVDAGEELRRSTNNLGQSEFFQAFGTQGNGEFLLQVNQYSGTTNYTLNIDVFDSIGIA
- a CDS encoding response regulator, with translation MSKCVLIVDDEEDVRAIAQMGLEMAAGWTVLTASSGQEALVVAASNQPDVILLDMMMPDMDGRATLQQLKVNPITQHIPVILVTAKVQPSEQQSFLLLDIAAVFAKPFRPLKLADEISSVLSSIAKT
- a CDS encoding ATP-binding response regulator produces the protein MHSQPLDKPKANILVIDDTPENLQLLAAMLTGQGYKVRSVTKATAGLRGAQAAPPDLILLDVNMPEMNGYEVCQHLKANEITRDIPVIFLSAMDSVLDKVKAFSVGGVDYITKPFNVEEVLARLENHLMIRNLRASLQEQNTRLEQEIQERQQAEEKFAKAFSSSPSPIMISSLADGCFIDANSSFLRMSGYSLEEIIGNTFTELNLGMNQQKYASTIGQLLEKGSLQNHEIEFRTKLGEVRIALLSAELIELSGRECVLNTLNDITERRRLENEFISLVSHELRTPLTSLVGALDLLAAGQLGTLTSRGQQVLNIAITNTERLIRLVNDILDLERIKSGKLTIQKVKSNAANLLTQSAEVMQPMAERSQINLVVEPITAEILVDPDRILQTLTNLLSNAIKFSEPGTTIWLRAQMQPNCLQITVQDQGRGIPADKLQTIFERFQQVDASDSRNKGGTGLGLAICRNIFEQHGGNIWAESILGQGSIFYLTLPLLE
- a CDS encoding ABC transporter transmembrane domain-containing protein, giving the protein MVTDKVKVAQTETNTSVDLQQFIAGLFPFNYLPLNILENLLNKVQLFRYRMGQLIVAREAMPEQIIIIYEGQARLLGYEFGKANPATLKLLSAGEVLGWVSHVRGVACETAIASSEVITINLPVADFLALMQQESAFAQALYQTASLIEVYELLQAELHRCADGSQNLVKLTQAVNPNAIAKTITTRQASPQLDSEYLWLISGSSSAEFPVGSCLESEYLNPKLKFPAPMRLLGLPKTLLGKQPAPKLAKLTPIAYAPEINITPEPAASDNKQKYPCVRGRGPLDASLACFQMLSQYFNIPFRKDTVRRVLTKQQTQTGSISLQYCGAVAELIGLTTQMVKVPASAVSRLQAPVMISWQDSFAIIYKNSNQELLIAVPEMGLLRRKAKDFAETWGEEGEVLLLQPTKNTPKARFSLQWFVPALRRYRKVLTEVLVASIVIQVFGLVNPLVTQVIIDKVIVGNSPDTLEVFGIFLLVVAVAEAVLTNLRTHLFTDTTNRIDLSLGSEVINHLLRLPLSYFECRPVGELATRIHELENIRSFLTGTALTVVMDAVFSVVYILVMAIYSPALTLVALATIPMFALLNLMVSPLMRRQLQQKAERNAETQSYLVEIMGEMQTVKAQNLEMRSRWQWQERYARYISAGFKTVSTQTTVGSISNFLNKLSSMLVLWVGAYLVLNHQLTLGQLIAFRILAGYVSSPLLRLVQLWQNFQETALSLQRLADILDTPQETETDSQNILMPSIQGSVRYENLSFSFRENGPLQLCNINLDFPAGSFVGIVGQSGSGKSTLLKLLPRLYEPKSGKILIDGYDISKVELYSLRTQIGMVLQDTLLFDGTVRENIALACPDASDEEIIAAAKVAFAHDFIMSLPSGYNTRVGERGSALSGGQRQRVAIAQSREKSRNTAALSQEDLLAKITANDQTIAEIDSQLTKMIVDNTKRLYEINSQIGDLDSKLTQAQETLKYQQLKSPVDGIVFELKAKAPGFVVNPSEPILKVVPSGSLVANVYITNRDIGFVKAGQTVDVRIDSFPFQEYGDIQGELVEIGSDALPPDQVYQFWRFAAKVRLDGQTLLINQRQVPLQSGMSVNANIKLRQRTVMSIFTDFLVQKAESLKSVR